In the genome of Saprospira sp. CCB-QB6, one region contains:
- the thrS gene encoding threonine--tRNA ligase → MIEITLPDGSVRKYESGVNSLDVAKSISEGLARKIIAAKVDGEIWDATRPLTKDAAVQLLSFQDNGGKYAFWHSSAHLLAEAIEALYPGVKFAIGPPIENGFYYDIDLPEGKTIGLKELEALEKKMLELARQKNPYIRKEVSKADAISYFQEKGDEYKLELLEDLEDGTITFYEQGGFTDLCRGPHIPNTGLIKAVKLLNVAGAYWRGDESRQTLTRIYGITFPKAKELKEYLAMLEEAKKRDHRKLGAELELFMFSEKVGMGLPIWLPKGAALRDRLQDFLKQEQVRRGYQLVVTPHIGHKNLYVTSGHYEKYGEDSFQPISTPKEGEEFMLKPMNCPHHCEIFAHKPHSYKELPLRLAEFGTVYRYEQSGELHGLSRVRCFTQDDAHIFCTPDQLKAEFLNVLDLTMMVFRKMGFADFTAQISLRDPEKPEKYIGSKENWEAAEKAIIEATQEVGLPTVTELGEAAFYGPKLDFMVKDALGRSWQLGTIQVDYNLPERFQLEYVGADNQKHRPVMIHRAPFGSLERFISVLIEHTAGKFPLWLMPEQYAILPVSDRFGDYATKVQQELAAVDIRGYVDNRNETLGRKIRDTELKRIPIMLILGEKEAEEGSISVRIQGIEDGDKGSMPVADFIAFFQELLEKEG, encoded by the coding sequence ATGATTGAGATTACTCTTCCCGATGGCAGCGTTCGTAAGTATGAGTCGGGAGTGAACAGCTTGGATGTGGCCAAGTCGATTAGCGAAGGCCTAGCCCGTAAAATTATTGCCGCTAAAGTAGATGGCGAAATTTGGGATGCTACTCGCCCCTTGACGAAAGACGCCGCAGTTCAGCTACTCAGCTTTCAAGACAATGGGGGCAAATACGCCTTCTGGCACTCTAGCGCCCACCTTTTGGCTGAAGCCATCGAGGCCCTTTACCCTGGCGTAAAATTCGCCATCGGCCCGCCCATCGAAAATGGCTTTTACTACGATATCGATTTGCCCGAAGGGAAAACGATTGGCCTCAAGGAACTAGAAGCCCTAGAAAAGAAAATGCTTGAGCTCGCTCGCCAAAAAAATCCCTATATCCGTAAAGAGGTTTCTAAGGCCGATGCCATTTCCTATTTCCAAGAAAAAGGCGATGAATATAAGCTCGAATTATTGGAGGACCTAGAAGATGGTACCATCACTTTTTATGAGCAAGGCGGTTTTACCGACCTCTGCCGTGGCCCTCATATTCCCAATACAGGACTTATCAAAGCCGTCAAACTACTTAATGTAGCTGGCGCTTACTGGCGAGGAGATGAAAGCCGCCAAACCCTAACTCGTATCTACGGAATTACTTTCCCCAAGGCGAAAGAACTCAAAGAGTATTTGGCTATGCTCGAGGAAGCCAAGAAAAGAGATCACCGTAAATTAGGGGCCGAACTCGAACTCTTTATGTTTTCAGAAAAAGTAGGGATGGGACTTCCCATCTGGCTGCCTAAAGGTGCCGCCTTGCGCGACCGCCTGCAAGATTTTCTCAAGCAAGAACAAGTCCGCCGTGGCTACCAACTAGTCGTTACCCCTCATATCGGTCACAAAAATCTTTATGTTACTTCGGGCCACTATGAAAAATATGGAGAGGATAGCTTCCAACCTATCAGCACGCCCAAAGAAGGCGAAGAGTTCATGCTCAAACCCATGAACTGCCCTCACCACTGTGAAATTTTCGCCCATAAACCACACTCTTATAAAGAATTGCCTCTCCGCCTAGCCGAATTCGGTACCGTTTACCGCTATGAGCAAAGTGGAGAATTACACGGCCTTTCTCGCGTGCGCTGCTTCACCCAAGATGATGCCCACATTTTCTGTACGCCCGATCAACTCAAAGCCGAGTTCCTCAACGTACTTGACCTCACCATGATGGTCTTCCGCAAAATGGGCTTTGCCGATTTTACCGCCCAAATCTCTTTGCGCGATCCCGAAAAACCCGAAAAGTATATCGGAAGCAAGGAAAACTGGGAGGCCGCAGAAAAAGCCATTATCGAAGCCACTCAAGAAGTGGGCTTACCCACCGTTACCGAATTGGGGGAGGCCGCTTTCTACGGCCCCAAACTCGACTTTATGGTGAAGGATGCCCTCGGCCGCTCTTGGCAACTCGGGACCATCCAAGTGGATTACAACTTGCCCGAACGCTTCCAACTGGAGTACGTTGGCGCTGATAACCAAAAGCACCGCCCCGTGATGATTCACCGCGCACCTTTTGGCTCTCTAGAACGCTTTATTTCTGTCCTTATCGAGCATACCGCAGGCAAATTTCCGCTTTGGCTGATGCCCGAGCAATACGCTATTTTGCCCGTTTCTGATCGATTTGGCGATTATGCAACCAAAGTACAACAAGAATTGGCCGCCGTAGATATCCGCGGCTATGTCGATAATCGCAACGAAACTTTGGGCCGCAAAATCCGTGATACCGAACTAAAACGCATTCCGATTATGCTCATCCTCGGCGAAAAAGAAGCCGAAGAAGGCAGCATTTCGGTCCGTATCCAAGGAATCGAAGATGGCGACAAAGGAAGTATGCCCGTGGCCGACTTCATCGCTTTCTTCCAAGAATTATTGGAAAAAGAAGGATAA
- a CDS encoding class I SAM-dependent methyltransferase, whose amino-acid sequence MLNTLKRHFKFYRHGKAALLDKEQIQSDQQLHLELNKEGSRTEIINFLLQTLNRPTTYLEIGVRDPSKNFDKIKADQKYSVDPGVEFKENPVDFKLTSDDFFAAIRQSKLLSADTRFDLIFIDGLHLAEQVDRDIKNALDFIKDDGFIVLHDCNPPTIWHAREKFYFAYTPATGYWNGTTWKAFVKARQNKELYSCCIDTDWGVGLLSKSVNIGAAYKQKIEFYEYQHLDDNRKEILGLISYPDFIKKLS is encoded by the coding sequence ATGCTTAATACATTAAAACGACATTTTAAATTTTACCGTCACGGTAAAGCTGCTCTTTTAGATAAAGAACAAATACAAAGTGACCAACAACTCCATTTAGAGTTAAACAAAGAAGGGAGCCGCACTGAAATTATTAACTTTTTACTCCAGACACTCAATCGCCCCACAACTTACTTGGAAATTGGGGTACGCGACCCTTCCAAAAACTTTGATAAAATCAAAGCAGATCAAAAGTATAGTGTAGATCCAGGCGTCGAGTTTAAAGAGAACCCTGTCGATTTTAAACTGACCAGTGACGATTTTTTTGCTGCAATTCGCCAATCTAAACTCCTCTCTGCAGACACCCGCTTCGATCTAATTTTTATCGACGGATTACACTTGGCAGAACAGGTTGATAGGGATATCAAAAATGCTCTCGATTTTATCAAAGATGATGGCTTTATCGTTTTACACGATTGCAACCCTCCCACGATTTGGCACGCTAGAGAAAAATTCTATTTTGCCTACACACCTGCAACAGGCTACTGGAATGGCACAACATGGAAGGCCTTTGTCAAAGCTAGACAAAATAAAGAATTGTACTCTTGCTGCATAGATACGGACTGGGGAGTTGGCTTGCTCAGCAAATCGGTAAATATCGGTGCCGCTTACAAACAGAAGATAGAGTTCTACGAGTACCAACATCTAGATGATAATAGAAAAGAAATTCTAGGCCTAATCAGTTATCCAGATTTTATCAAAAAACTAAGCTAA
- the tyrS gene encoding tyrosine--tRNA ligase, whose protein sequence is MNFIEELQWRGLLKEMTEGLEDALNQEGPKTAYIGYDPTAPSLTIGNLVTIMLLKHWQRAGYRPIVLLGGATGRIGDPSFKDEERQLLDYDTLQANIDRQTAQFKQLLDFEGENPAILLNNYDFYKDMSIFDFLRDIGKNVTVSYMMAKESVKKRLETGLSFTEFSYQLIQGNDFHHLNQNYDCLLQMGGSDQWGNITTGTEFVRKGGGKGYGLVCPLLTKSDGKKFGKSEKGNIWLDAEKTSPYQFYQFWLNVDDADLSKLIRIFSLKSREEIEALEAEYAENPRGLKEVLAEEMTIRLHGEEALASAKKATNIAFSKKLEADFLQSLSAKDFAVLAQELEVVTVAKSQLEAGISLADLLVGQHKSLGSNGDLRRAVKGGAIALNAKKVTDFNQELTSKDLLAERYLFCQNGKKNKFIVIAE, encoded by the coding sequence ATGAACTTTATCGAAGAGCTGCAATGGCGTGGCTTGTTGAAAGAAATGACGGAGGGCCTAGAAGATGCCCTGAACCAAGAAGGACCCAAAACGGCCTATATTGGTTATGACCCCACCGCTCCCTCACTGACCATTGGGAACTTGGTGACAATTATGTTGCTAAAGCATTGGCAAAGAGCGGGTTATCGTCCTATCGTTTTGTTGGGTGGGGCCACTGGTCGAATTGGCGACCCCTCTTTCAAGGACGAAGAACGTCAGCTCTTGGATTATGATACTTTGCAGGCGAATATTGACCGCCAAACTGCACAGTTTAAGCAGCTACTTGATTTTGAAGGGGAGAATCCCGCCATTTTGCTCAATAACTACGACTTTTATAAGGATATGAGCATCTTTGACTTTTTGCGCGATATTGGCAAAAATGTCACGGTTAGCTATATGATGGCTAAGGAATCTGTGAAAAAGCGCCTGGAAACGGGCCTGTCTTTTACCGAGTTTTCTTACCAATTGATTCAAGGAAATGATTTCCATCACCTCAACCAAAACTACGATTGCCTTTTGCAGATGGGCGGTAGTGACCAATGGGGGAATATCACGACGGGAACTGAATTTGTCCGCAAAGGCGGTGGAAAAGGCTACGGTTTGGTTTGCCCGCTTTTGACTAAATCGGATGGAAAGAAATTCGGTAAGTCGGAAAAAGGAAATATCTGGCTAGATGCCGAAAAAACTTCTCCTTATCAGTTTTACCAGTTTTGGCTCAATGTAGATGATGCCGATTTGAGCAAGCTCATCCGCATTTTCTCCCTTAAGAGCCGAGAAGAAATTGAGGCTTTGGAGGCAGAATATGCCGAAAACCCTAGAGGACTCAAAGAAGTATTGGCCGAAGAAATGACGATCCGCCTACATGGAGAAGAAGCTTTGGCCTCTGCTAAGAAAGCAACGAATATCGCCTTTAGCAAAAAGCTAGAAGCGGATTTCCTCCAAAGCCTTTCGGCCAAGGACTTTGCCGTTTTGGCCCAAGAATTAGAGGTGGTTACTGTGGCAAAAAGCCAATTGGAAGCAGGTATTAGCCTAGCTGACCTTTTGGTGGGGCAGCATAAAAGCCTAGGCTCTAATGGCGATCTTCGCCGTGCCGTTAAAGGAGGTGCGATTGCGCTAAATGCCAAAAAAGTAACAGACTTTAACCAAGAACTAACGAGCAAGGACCTTCTTGCAGAGCGTTA
- a CDS encoding gamma-glutamyltransferase yields the protein MPSSAPLRASIAAGHKKTAEAAALIIKEGGNAFDAAIAALFAASVAEPCMASLGAGGFACLHTAAGQNLLLDFFVQTPINKIAPAELEFYPMQVDFGSAQETFHIGMGAMATPGMMAGISALHERYASLPISVLIEPAKILAKEGLAMTDFQFFDIRVLQPIMTRSAESAAIFYPDGQPLPVGQIQRMPGLADYLDYLSHEKDWAKDIYLGEAAKLLLKDSVTKGGLLRADDLAQYEVIWRNPLQLNYKGHHLLTNPLPSTGGVLIAEGLSALEPLPIDDLHSKKQLARLQKVLGDIYSIDRNPKKLNSKWGSTTHLNIADELGNAISITLSNGEGCGYMIPGTNIMMNNMLGEAALLPDGFHNWIPNSRLSSMMAPTLVLKENQFHLATGTGGASRIPGMILQLLHHVLDHKMELEEAIASSRLHYEHGRLNLEPEYAGLANTEDPRLEQLVEWPEKAMFFGGLNSILRKENGQLQAVGDDRREGYAIEL from the coding sequence ATGCCTTCATCTGCCCCACTAAGAGCCAGTATTGCTGCTGGTCACAAAAAAACAGCTGAAGCCGCTGCCCTCATTATTAAAGAAGGGGGCAATGCCTTTGATGCTGCCATAGCTGCCCTTTTTGCGGCCTCTGTAGCCGAACCCTGTATGGCTTCTTTGGGCGCAGGCGGTTTTGCCTGCTTACATACCGCTGCGGGACAAAATTTACTGCTCGACTTTTTTGTCCAAACCCCAATCAATAAAATCGCTCCCGCCGAACTAGAATTTTATCCCATGCAGGTAGACTTTGGCTCTGCCCAAGAAACTTTTCACATTGGTATGGGCGCTATGGCCACCCCTGGCATGATGGCGGGCATCTCGGCTCTGCATGAACGCTATGCTAGCCTCCCCATTTCGGTCCTTATAGAACCCGCTAAGATTTTGGCCAAAGAAGGCCTCGCCATGACCGATTTTCAGTTTTTTGATATTCGGGTACTACAGCCCATTATGACCCGCTCTGCAGAATCGGCAGCTATTTTCTACCCCGATGGACAACCTTTGCCTGTGGGCCAAATACAGCGCATGCCCGGCCTAGCCGATTATTTAGATTATCTCAGCCACGAAAAAGATTGGGCCAAAGATATTTACTTAGGAGAAGCCGCTAAACTACTTCTAAAAGATAGCGTAACAAAAGGCGGCCTGCTCCGAGCTGATGACCTGGCTCAATATGAGGTAATTTGGCGCAACCCCCTACAATTAAACTATAAAGGCCATCACTTACTCACAAATCCACTTCCCAGCACAGGAGGTGTTCTTATTGCAGAAGGCCTCTCCGCTTTGGAGCCACTTCCCATTGATGACCTACATAGCAAAAAGCAATTGGCTCGTCTGCAAAAGGTCCTTGGAGATATTTATAGCATAGATCGCAACCCCAAAAAGCTCAATAGCAAATGGGGCAGTACCACCCACCTCAATATTGCCGATGAATTGGGCAATGCCATCAGCATAACCCTATCCAATGGAGAAGGCTGCGGCTATATGATTCCAGGGACCAACATCATGATGAATAATATGCTGGGCGAAGCCGCCCTTTTGCCCGATGGCTTTCATAATTGGATTCCCAACAGCCGCCTTTCTTCTATGATGGCCCCTACTTTGGTCCTCAAAGAAAACCAATTTCATTTAGCAACAGGTACAGGCGGAGCTAGCCGGATTCCAGGCATGATTCTCCAATTATTGCATCATGTTTTGGACCATAAAATGGAACTAGAAGAGGCGATAGCCAGCAGCCGCCTACACTACGAACATGGTCGCCTCAATTTAGAACCTGAATATGCAGGTCTAGCCAATACAGAGGACCCCCGACTTGAACAATTAGTTGAATGGCCCGAAAAAGCCATGTTCTTTGGCGGATTAAACTCTATCCTGCGCAAAGAAAATGGCCAACTCCAAGCTGTAGGTGATGACCGCCGAGAGGGCTATGCTATTGAACTCTAA